The genomic stretch gttttttagatataatgctGTTCCACACTCAATAGACTAcaatatagtgtaaacataacttttatatctactgggaaaccaaaaaattcattgaCTCATTTTATTGTGACATTTGCTtcattgtggtggtctggaacctaACCTGCAATATCTCTGCAGAGCTCCTGTACAATAACGAAAAGGATGAATAAAAGAGTCTACAAGTAAgacatatgtcttttttttttttttgtgcagttctaaaatacattttattttattatttttttgcaactttttaaaaacaatttttcaatgtttatttatttattttttatttatttttatttattttttattttttattttttaatatatgaaatttactgtcaaattggtttccatacaacacccagtgctcatcccaaaaggtgccctcctcaaggaagacatatgtctttaaaaatgtccaagaaaattaaaactttccaGACAGGACAACTGTCACGTTGGACTTGAAGGTAAGAGGATCGTCTGTTGTGAGATCAAAATGCTGTCACAGGCAGAGGGATGCACAGGTGATATTTTGAAACTATCAGTTATGAATAGTTAAGTTTCTACCTCAAAACATGACAAAGAACCAGAGGTCTCTGAAGAATGATTTATTGGGACAAGTAAGGAAGCAGAGGAGGTGGGACTGCTATGCAGAAGACATAAGGGAATCGTAGAACTTCATGAGAGGACTAAGGGGAGCCAACAGAATACAGATACAAGAGGAAAATGTCTAGAGTTGGGTTGAGACTGATCAGTGGGGCTGGATTGAGATGCATGGAATGTAGCAGGGAATGGGTCATCTTTGGGCTGTGATAGTCAATACTCAACAAGGAGCAAAGACCTGGCTGGTCTCTGGAAGCCAGAAGCAGCTCTGGGTGGGATCTGCAGGAGCAAATAGATATCATGCCTAGGTGTTCCAGAGGACGATGACTGTGACCACGGAGGTGGTCATGAAGAGCAGGTAGAGGCGGAAGAGCAGGGTGTCCATCATGTGGCTGAACTGCACCCACAGATCGGCCAAGTGCTGCTTCTGAGTCTCATCTTCCTGCTGGGCCTTTGTTGACCCAGGACACCCATTTAACTCTGTCTCTCTGGGACCTGGCATCTTCCCCACTAACTCCACTGGCTCCTTCACACCTGTGGAGAGATAGAGACTCAGCATAGGCCATGAAGTTCACCTGGGGTGGAAGGAATAGGGAAGGAGATAGGAGCAGATAAATGGCTATGTGGGAAGAGGAAATGTGGGCAGTGCTGAATCTCCTTACCAGGCAGGTGGGCAGCGGGGAGGCCCAtggctttatttctcttctggaGTGCAGTGGGGCAGCACTTTGTTGGGCTGGTGCAGTAGAGGATCAGAGAATGGAGCCACTGAGGCATGGGTGGGGGCTGGCTGGTAGCCAGGTGCAGCAAGTAGGTGATGAAAATGGTCTCCAGCAGGCTGACCACCATCAGGGACAGACACAGGGCAAAGTAGACACCTGCAGGGAAGGTAGGCCTACATGTGGGTTAGAGGCACCACCTAGGACTTCTCTCTTCCAATCCCACCCTGGCAGGCTTAGGGCCTCATTTTCCCAGTATATCTCTCTCCCTTGAGCTAGTTCAGTCAATCCTTCCCACCCTTATTTTCCCTAAGGCTGGAGATGCCATACTGATGAGGGGGGTGCCATTGGTGGGTAGTAACTCATTCATCATGAGCAGGAAGACATTGTAGCCCAGCAGAAGGGTTATCTTGAATGGGGCACGATTTCCACTTTCTGCTGGCAGGTAGAAGCTGAGGGCATCGATGGCAACCAGAAAGCCACTGGGCACCAGAAGGTTTATGATGTAGAGTCTGGGCCTGCGCCTGATGGCCACcttgggggaggaaagaaagggaagtggATAAGGGATTTGGAAGCTGCCAGGAATAGTAGTGATTGTTTAtgtctctgccttcctttttGGTCTGATATCACCCTGAGATCTATAGCTGTGTAGAATGCAGCTTCATAAATAAGTATAGAGACTGCCAGTGACAAGTTAGGCCAGAGCAGTGAGCTTTAGGAAAAAGAATGTGGCTGGGCAGCCAAGAGGAAAGGTTTGAGTCTGGCAGAAGTAAAACTGAGAAACCCTGAAACTTGAGAAATATCCATTTGGTGGAGATTCTAGGTAAGGgtagaagcaagaaagaaaggaaaaatcaagaaCCTCTGAACTCACGTAGAACATGATCTGATCGTATAGGCTGGTGCCCAGGGACATCTTTGGGGTGGCCTTGTTGATGCCTAGGAGCTCCCACTCTCCATGGGTTTGAACGATATCCCGGGATGTGTCTGCTATTTCCCACACTTCTTTCTCCATGCCCAGCAACATATTCTCCACTGAAAGGGAGATCCAGATCATTTCCCAAGGATACGGTTTCCTGTTGATTCAACTACATTCTCTTTTTTCATCTgcattcaacatgtatttttgagtacctactattaTGGCAGAAAGTTTGCAAGAGCTAGGAATGGTAATCAACAAGACAGGCTTGGATTTTCCctttatggaaaatatttaaacatcCATAAGAGCCCTAATTTTTGCTCTGCCCATACACCTTAGTCAccatttattcataatttctttatattttattttctgttgtttaatcgGTTGCTCTCATTCACCCACATCCCTGAGCCCCCACAGCAACTCACCTGTGTAAAGGAATGAACTAAAGGTGAGGGTGCAGTTCTGCTGGTCAAAAGGGAAGTAGAAGATGTCCAGGTTACAGATGCTGGTGACCTTCATGGGTTTCTTATATCTGATGCGACCTTCATTACTCACATATGCTGTGAGGCCTTTTGGGGTCTTATCCACATTCATGCTGTAAGAGAGATGAAGTGGGATGCaggtgctttgtttttctttttacctttctgaTTATTTCTCATCCATCTAATATCACTTTTAGTGTCTCCAATGGCAGACTGTAAATTCTACTGATTCCAGAAAATGGGGCTTCCCTCTGGCTATTCCCAGCCCTTAATACGTACAACTCAACGATGAAAATGTCCGGGAGCCATAGGTTCTTGGTTGCCACACTTATCTTCGTGATGCCCTCACACTCCTCTGGGTTCCATCTGATAAATGGGTTATCCCAGACCTAGAGCCCAGGTGGAGGAGAGGTGAGAGAGCCTGATAGAAATTAAGgctatttttttctgtcctttgatttttcttaaaaaaagttatgaaatatttcaagcacataaaaaagtatataaaataataaacaggttTCTATCACTCAACTTTGTGGAGtcaatattttgataaatttactttggcttttttttttaagaaataagaattacAAATAGACTTGAAGCTCTCTGTGTTCATTTCTTCATAAACTTTGAttcctctctttttccatttctgtgagaaATTACTGGTGATTAGAGAAACACCATTTTTTCTTCAGTAGGAATGAGATTTAGAGCTGAAAGATCAGtaacttagcctctctgagctagAATTTCCTTAGTGTAAAATAAGGGGATTAGTAGGtatcaaatgaaataaagcataTCAATGAATTTTGAAACTGTAATGTTCATAGGTATTATGTATTAGTATCTAGCATGCCTTCAACTGTCTCCCAGACCCCTTTTACCAGTCTTTATTGCAAGGAGACCTTGGACAAGCTCTTGGGTTCTTTGAAGCAAGAGACTTCATGGTCTTCCTT from Panthera uncia isolate 11264 chromosome C2, Puncia_PCG_1.0, whole genome shotgun sequence encodes the following:
- the LOC125921132 gene encoding 5-hydroxytryptamine receptor 3E-like gives rise to the protein MEGSWFHKERFLLFLALGLLLQGRGSTFMINCSGFGQHGGYPTVLDSVFERKAFRPVTNFSIPTLVNISFTMSAILDVVWDNPFIRWNPEECEGITKISVATKNLWLPDIFIVEFMNVDKTPKGLTAYVSNEGRIRYKKPMKVTSICNLDIFYFPFDQQNCTLTFSSFLYTVENMLLGMEKEVWEIADTSRDIVQTHGEWELLGINKATPKMSLGTSLYDQIMFYVAIRRRPRLYIINLLVPSGFLVAIDALSFYLPAESGNRAPFKITLLLGYNVFLLMMNELLPTNGTPLISVYFALCLSLMVVSLLETIFITYLLHLATSQPPPMPQWLHSLILYCTSPTKCCPTALQKRNKAMGLPAAHLPGVKEPVELVGKMPGPRETELNGCPGSTKAQQEDETQKQHLADLWVQFSHMMDTLLFRLYLLFMTTSVVTVIVLWNT